From the genome of Bicyclus anynana chromosome 26, ilBicAnyn1.1, whole genome shotgun sequence:
aatgttgaacaaaggttatgattcacaacatttgtcaggacaacttaattaacaaatcacactgtaaacaaaataagatcctagaatggcagagaatgaccttgagtgaagtcacgcacttgtgaacgttgtgtgtagggtttacggcgcctttgactgttaacaagcactccccttttccactcaagtcactctccccgcctatcccaagtaacccactGCAACACCACGCGGTGAGTGGTCACAACAAGAGATGTACTGACCTGTTGGAACAGCGCCTCGTGCAGGTTGGGGTCGAACTTCTCTCTGAGCGGCGACACCGCCACCAGCCCGTGCCGACTGAACACCTAAAACACCACGCGGTGAGTGATCACAGCACAAATATCTACATCATCGCAAAGCTTTGACAACCTCTTGAAGTACAatgttgaaatttggcatggaaaTAGGGTATTGCTAGTATACATTAATAGTAGAAAATtcgtattagaaacgatcttAACCCATCTGTTGGATgaagtgttttatataaaatttagtatgTATGTTAAAGATATATTAAGAGTAGGTTGTCTACAAACCTGGATGAAAgttactcgcaatatattttgtaacatagcaaattttatataaaacactttcCATCCATTACACAGATTGGTAAAGGTCTTTACTAATACGAATATTAGGCTATATGAACGGATTTTGAGAAAGGACCGTATTACGGAGGTCTAAGAGcagacgacgtcgcgggcggccgcttgtatataaataaaaaactcatattacataaaaaaaaactagtgtgCTCTataccacacgactgaagtaaaacttctttcgaAACTAAAATAACACATGAAAGAGAAACTTGAAAAACAGTAGCggttagtagcgccatctattgtaTGGGACTTGTGTTACTTCACAAACTCCTACTAGTTAGTTCACAATTACGCCGTTAAAAGACTAAACGAATTCGGCGCTGCGCTCACTTGTGTTGTGACGAAGTTCAGCACCgttactacagatggcgctttgtatgtcatttcgattacatttttcgtaacgcattcagcAACTTACTGCTCAATTCAGGTGTgcataaagaagttttacttcaacaaGTGATACCTGTTGaagacgataatgatgatgaaaaatgatgctgtaacagcccagtggatatgacctctgcttccaattccggagggcctaggttcgaatccgtctggggcatggacctccaacgtACGAGTTAaatgcatttaagaaattaaacatcacgtgtctcaaacggtgaaggaacattgtgaggaaacctgcatatcagagaattttcttaattctctgcgtgtgtgaagtctgccaatctgcattgggctatCTATGGTCTATTGGCcttaaccactctcattctgaggaaagactcgtgctcaggagttagccgaatatgggttgatgatgagtGATGCCCGGCTCACCTGTGTGAGCTGTGCCCGGGTGAGGCGCAGGCCGTCCCTCAGCGAGCGCAGCGCTGCGGGCGCGTTCTCCCCCTCCACCCCCTCGGGCACGCTCTCTGCCGCTGCTGACAGCGTGTCGGCGACCTGGTACAGACCATGAGCTCAGAGGAATGTGAATGAATATATAGTTGTATATATGATCAACGCTAGCTGAcgcttcgcggtttcacccgcgtggttcccgaataacaaggtttctcaaagttgGGTACGCGAACCcataggggttcgccattcgacggtaggggttcgcgacaagatattttttttatttattattatttattctttacaagttagcaattgactacaatctcacctgatggtaagtgatgatgcagtctaagatggaagcaagctaacttgttaggaggaggatgaaaatccacactcctttcgggttctacacggtatcgtaccagaacgctaaatcgcttggcagtacgtctttgccggtagggtggtaactagccacggccaaagcctcccaccagccagattacgtaatggtggcttgataactgactcataacattaatattacaaagacatttgttTTCGTACTTTATGTGCTatcttttattgaaataaaaaccttattttcttcatcagtcaaataaattgttttctttaGGGGGGGGGGGTCATTAGTTAGTACCCCTTGCTAACTaatgaccccccccccccccccccgctgtcacttggaaatttttaCAGGGGTTTGTGGAGCCTAGCCATgcatataaaaaacaaagaagcAAATTGCTTCGTCCAAGTTCTAAGGATGTCAATGACAAAGGCATGATGATGTCTAGCTAAAAGTATGTACTAGTAATGTAAAAGTACTAAAAACACACAATCAATAGATGACCTCTAAAGCCCTAGTTAATTTAAGACAATAGTCAATCAGGCTCACATCAAGTAAATCCTTGCAGAAGCTCTGTATCGCGAACGACTTTGCATCCTCCACTTGCTTCAGCATCCGTCTCCTTACATTTTCACCTTCGGCCAGGGCTCGCTTGTATTTGTCCTGAAAGTTAACAGTTATAGGGcatgagatgaatatcttagcacttcatggattcactgtgcaggtgccgggtccatcgcgtggtagagaaaaagtccaagcaaagtccaggacttgtggctactggatgtagggttaaggaattccttgacgatcgatcaacactccccttccaTGTGTGGCACTCCCTGCCTAGTATGCCCTGTATAAAAACTAGTTTTAGGCCCTATATGTGTGCCAAATCCCAAAAAAAATCCCCATTATTAGAAATTCAGGCATGTCCATTGTATATTTCAACATTCACACActcaaacacaaaaaaaattcattacatCTTGTGttgtaactttaaaaacaatcattaaaacaaatattttgatacaaaTTTTTCATTGTAGTCAAAGAGTTTGATGTTTTGCTAAAAAAATGCATAACTGTAGGATGTCTCTGAGCAACCCAAGGAACAAAAGATTGCTTTTTTCATTTCCGAAGCCTTTTTTTCTGGACAGCACCAGATTAAATGAGATTGTGGTTCACTTTTCTGggtatggaaccctaaaaagaaaaCTAGAACTCACTTCATAATCCTTCAGCTGCTGCTTGAGTGTGCCGAGCTCACTGGTCAAGGACTCTATCTGTTTGTGACACTCCTCCACAGAACCGGGCAACTTGTCTCCGGAGTCAGACTCCGCTGTCTTCTCCTCTGTGCTGTATGAGACTGTTGATGTTCTGAAATTGATAATAAATGTCTTATAATATACACTTCCataccgctggatgctggcagcttaAGAccattgtttggaagtctatgcaagaggcatatgtccagcaatggacatccatcagctgatagtgatgatgatgacttagaTACTCATTCGGCTGTGCTTACTGTATGATGGAATGAGCAATACTCACAGTATCTTTGTCTCATAAAATCCAAGTGATTCctagaaccaaagttactgagcTAGAAAGACGTTTGacatacaaagttgaaatttaataGGGAGGTATTTAATAGATATCTGCTAAGAATGAATTTTGAGAGGgttatatacggtcgaattgagaaaccttctcctttttttgaagtcggttaaaaaggagcCTTTAAACTATTCAAGTCTgtgtaatatgtatataattcaTTTATCTGGGATTATCCAGTTGGAGTCCTTGATTAAATG
Proteins encoded in this window:
- the LOC112045681 gene encoding grpE protein homolog, mitochondrial isoform X2; translation: MASLKVYSVGRLARYVTESSIRNIRANLYRTSTVSYSTEEKTAESDSGDKLPGSVEECHKQIESLTSELGTLKQQLKDYEDKYKRALAEGENVRRRMLKQVEDAKSFAIQSFCKDLLDVADTLSAAAESVPEGVEGENAPAALRSLRDGLRLTRAQLTQVFSRHGLVAVSPLREKFDPNLHEALFQQEVEGAEPGTVVAVSKVGYKLHERCVRPALVGVAKGSS
- the LOC112045681 gene encoding grpE protein homolog, mitochondrial isoform X1; its protein translation is MSYKKCCVPGCPTKEFFLHEFPNPSKHLDRFVKWINSIGGEILNLSNEFIYKNRRVCRIHFETKYHCRNNRLSNIAVPTINMPCSAEQKYFKEIHNLPVSNVTASEELLIETSTVSYSTEEKTAESDSGDKLPGSVEECHKQIESLTSELGTLKQQLKDYEDKYKRALAEGENVRRRMLKQVEDAKSFAIQSFCKDLLDVADTLSAAAESVPEGVEGENAPAALRSLRDGLRLTRAQLTQVFSRHGLVAVSPLREKFDPNLHEALFQQEVEGAEPGTVVAVSKVGYKLHERCVRPALVGVAKGSS